The genomic region GATGTGACAAAAATTTAGTACAAACACAATGAAAATTTTAGTTAAAATACATAGTACATATTCTTGACATTGAAAAATCAATAgatcatagaaaccaccaaaaaggtATACATAATTTTGTTGTAAGAAAATGGTATTCAGAAAAAAGCTAGTAGAATAGCTAGCTTATGGCATGtcataaactagcaattgcaccttggtgtgcaaagGGTACGTCGAAGAGGTGCGAAAGGTCAATTTGGGaaacttttaatatttattttgcatACATGTGTGTTGTATATGAGGTCAATTCATTGgccatttagcaaatgatgtttgtgcaacaaaggtgtGAATTGAGAAgttatagcttcaaatcaactatacaTATAGTTACAAAGAtctaaacatattaaaatattaaagtcTTTGAATGAGGAAGATAATTAGGTTCAATCACCAACGAGCTCATGCTATTTTTgcaatagagagagggagaggaagggagatATACGAATAGAAAGAGGGAGCAATAGAGGGGGAAAGAGTGAAAGAGAGGGGTAAGGAGATAAagagggtgtgtgtgtgtgtgtgtgtgtgtgtgtgtgtgtgtgtgtgtgtgtgtgtgtgtgtgttcgcgtgtgtgtgtgtctatatatacagagagagagagagagagagagagagagagagagagagggagagagtgggacATGTCAAGAGATATGGTGCAgtagcacctagttgagtaaaactccaatttttgagtatttaatgctttaatgtttgtaaagtcttgtgttaggttaattatgtttttttaggttgttttgggtcaggtttagtggttttgatctcattttgggctctagagatcaagttgtgTCTTTTAgaccttgagttgacaatttttggcaaaaatgtgcaaaattgccaaaaatagTTTTCTagtgctttccaaagcattggaacatgttttttaggtgtttttaggcatgtctaagtGGTTTATACAATTTTATAAGGTTAggttgtgaaaaatgcatcttggagcaagaaaagttgtcatttggcttgaaaagttgtcaaaagttgtcatttttgggtttttcttgcaaattgaagttatgaaagcctcatgtccatactaagGCTTGATAACCAATTGGAAAAAATATAAAAGGCCTCCCTTTGCCTTGGAAAGGTTTGGTGATTGTTAAAACAAAAGGTTCTtcaataaaattagaaaataatggctttatgactggttTTTGTTATCTTTTAGAGCAATGGTCCGTATTGTACCTTCttaatccatactgtacctttgggaaAGTGTTCATGGTACTTTTTCCATTCTTTTTAGTTGATTGTGGCAttggtttcttcaaaaagtttgattttacaaaattatttctaaaactgggtgcttgttgccctgtcaagggtttgaagctccaaaatgactccacttgactaatccatgcttgggatcccacaaaatggattcaGTAAAGTTGGGACTCGTGAATATACTGTACATATGCTTTTTTTTAAGCCGAAATGgtggttggaagaaggatttgagtgaatactaggcaagtattgattactcggctagtagtgtgtttaaaactcaagatttgcacccaaagtcTAATTTGGGGTGAGAAAATACATGGGGCAGAGGTATGGACATATGGCCAATGGTGTGTAAGATCAAATTTCCTCATTGGTTGAGCTTGATCCAATCAAACTTTATCATTTTGTAAGCAAACAATGAGTTCACTATTTTTATGAGTTGTATTTGACtaaatgctcatggaatgccttaagagcataatccaagccttgaatcatgaAGGCATTGTAATAGGAGGTTTTAtaaatgtttgaagacctcattgaggCTCTATACAAGTTAATATTTCTTGTGTAACAGGTCCAAAGAGTGCAGCAGCAGTCTGACTGGTAAAGGGCAGCAAATTGACAGTCTTAATGACATTTCTCTCCATTTTtagttgcttgccaagtgtttgctaAAATGCTTGTATGGAAAGGGCAGGGGAAGCTCTAAATTTCTATGGCAGAGGTCTCCAAGCATTATGGGAGGATGAAACAAGTTTGATGGAGTGAATCCATGGTGGAAGCACCCAAACcctcttgaaaacccttgttttgaggctacaaaataggacagtcataaattgaccttcccaagacctctcttggcaccaattcatgattttggccaaaagggtactcaaaactattctcctttttcaaatattccaagttgggagtgagtaatgagcaaaatagtgtttcaggagggctaaaaagggctctttccttgtagccctgttttgggaAAAACTAAGAATCCGATTGGAGTAAGGTTTGGTGACCTTGTAAAACCTTTTGAAATCAGTCCAAATCAACCTTGGAAACCTTGTTAAGCCCTCAGAACACCAGTTTAGACATTTGGGGGTTTGGACTTAGAATAGTGGATTTAAGTAACTTGAAGAAGCAAACTagacaatgttgcataacacacaaatggcAGTTTTTGAAAGAATGCTTAAACCCAATTGTAAGGAGGAGTTGGGGGCTTGTGAAACCTTAGGAGAACAATCCTAAACAGTGTGATAAGTGGCAGATGGAGCCTTGGATAGTGCATAGCCTAAATTGGTGGTTTGATCCTTTGGTGGTGTATTTGAACAAGCAAATGACTATGAGTCTAAAACCAAGTTTGACTAACAAACCTTGAACAAAAAATTTCTGCCCCCACATGTTCATGTTGGATTTGCTAATATGCATTTGGAAACAacaagttggatgccaagagcaGGGGTTGAGTAAGTATAGTTGGAAGGGTTAAgtattttgagtagttttgtgcatgggaAAGAGACATCACCTAGAAGGGAGTTTGTTGGGCAAGCCAACCATTGAGAATTTGACATGACAACAATAGGACAAATTGGATATTCAAACACAACAGACTCTACAAGTCCTTAGCCAATAAATTGTTCATTTTGAGCAACTAGCCTTGTGAGTGcttacctaccaagctccctatcaagatagagggagagagaggaagatagaggtagagataaagatacagggagagaaatagataaagagatagagagaggtaagtGAGATATAAGGTAGAGTGTGGTAGGGAGATAGGGAGGAAATGctagagagatatagaggaagagggtGAGGAatggtagagggagagatagaaatgtAGAGATAAGAAGTAATACATAGaggtagaaagagggagatatattgGGGTAGAGATATATGAAGAGATAATGCTcatagagataaagaggaagatggaagaagaaatatggaaaaaTATCTAGAAGAAAATAGacatagatatagaggtctaggaagagggagatAGAGGAATGGAtaaagagatggaagaagaaatatggagaactATCTAGAAGAAAATAGGCATAGATATAaaggtctaggaagagggagagaagaaTGGATAAAGAGAGGGATACATGTCAAAAGGTAAAGGATGAGAGAGTAAGGTGGAGgtgaagatagagaaagagagaaagagggtgatatatatatatatatatatatatatatatatatatatatatatatatagagagagagagagagagagagagagagagagagagagagagagagatggttatATAgagtgatagatagatagatatgtaAGGATATTTAGATAGAAGGGGAGAGGGGAACAAAGATAtgtagagatagacaaatagagagaaGTAGGGATAGAAAATTAGAGACGGGGAGAGACTTAGGGGGAGATAAAGATGGAGATATAACAAGATagtgatagagggagagatggaaggagaaatATGGAGACATAGAGATAGAGTGGCAAAGGGATAGAAGTAGAGTGGCAACAATCTCATGCTCATAGGGTGGAAAAGGGATAGAAATATAGAGGGACACATgtttagagatagagggggagaggggaagacACATGTAGAGATGAAGATATAGTAAGAGAGGAaaaagagaaatagatagagagatatggagatgaagagggagagataaatataaaaataatagatatagagggagatggagagagatatagatggttAAAGTGATAGAGCTCGACATATATAAGAATATATAAAGAGACAGGGAGAGGGAGACATGGATagagataaaaatagagacaaaaaaaaggatgagagagagagaacgTGTGTATGAGTgaaagagagaggaagggagagagataaagaggaagatatctatataaataaaaaagagagggagggagagaaatagagcaAAGAGAGAAGTAAGAAGGTATACAAAGGTGTCAtagggagagtgagatagatataacttgggaaagagagatgaaaaGGGAGAGGAAGAATCAgagataaaatatataatttaataataaatataattataaaaaattatctataaaaaaaattcattgcataaaatataatatatatagtgAAATCTTTAAAGACACATCAAAGAAAATAGTTCATCTTGATGGTTTAAAGATTCTTTATGTAGTTAAATCACATCAATTTGATATCATCATACTTAAAATAGTGTTGAGTTATATTACTTTTAAACATGGTTTTTTTATGGtaggacaatttttttttatgttggatTAATCATGTTACAAAATGAGTATATGTTTAGAATGCTATTTCTAATTATAGTTGACACATTTTAAATCTAATGATATCAAATTTCTATAGTCCATAATTATAATCATTAATATTTTTGAATTAGACTATGTTAGTTTTtgaatcaacattttggatcacactccatgattcatcatcaataTACTTGAGAGCTAAGAGACATAAAATGACTAGTTGTAGACCAACCCAAACTAAAAGGAATAGAGAAGAGGGGAGGTGTCATGAGGTTCAAAGCAAAGGGATGCCAAAATATAGATAAAAAGGAAAAGGAGATAAGGGGCAATTACTACCTATGAAGACTAGATGAAACTGTCTAAAAAATCTAAAACCAAATATAAGATCCTAATAATAAATAAGATGCTAAGAATACATAAaactattaataaattaatataataaatacttataaaaaatcaaaatgaatTTTATACTATAAATAatacaattaataaataaaattatatgaatatattatatactaataatatttagaaatatatatttttttaataatataattaataaataaatatgcataaaacaaatataaaaaacaaaaaataataataatacatacaatatttagaaatatattctttttcttttaataatacaattaataaataaaattagaataaataaatatacatagaacaaatattaaaaaataataataataataatccatacaatatatatttaattataatgtCACCCTAATTCAATTTTTACAAATACATAATGCTAATTTATCTTTTCTTACCTTCTTTTTTAGTTGTACTATTAACGCTTCcgctttttattttaattaaacacTTCCAAGCTTTAAAAGTTCTATTAAATGTTTTTATCTATGGAGAGCTTTTTAATCACGGGTGGAGGGTTTTCCCTGGCACGATTTTTTTTCATCGTTTCTACATGTTTGTCGGTCATTTCAGCCACGACGGTTGCGCAAAACATGACATATAAAGAGCAAGAAGATCCGGCGGTTGgaatttcttcaattgtcttgcaTCATTTTAACAGATTGCAGACCATTGATGCTCGAAATCATATCATGAGTTTCAAATAAAGGAAACACCCTCGACGTAATAACTTCAAAGGAGCTAGCTATAGAATTGCAAGAATAGATCCCTATAAAAATGAGGAAGTAGAAAAAGAAGACCGAACAAGAAATACTATAAGatatgaaatagaaaataaaaatggtTGAACGCTCTTCATCTTTCACGTTAGTAGACCCCTTGAATAAAATAAGAATCTTTGACATAATGAAAGTAACTATATGCATTTGTAATTCTACTACCAAAACTCTTCTTAGAATTTCTCTCAAATCTCCCTTCTTCAAATATTTAAGATAGATGTGTTACACAATGTTGAAAAGGAGGATGGACGAAAGCAACATGTAGAAATCATAGAATCCCTTGAATAATCCATCACTAACATACAAATAATGTTACTATAAATAGTTAAGGGTACTACATTTCCATTGGATCAATAGTTGACAAAGGTGATAAGTGAGATTATGGGAGAATTTcaaaatcaagaaataaaaaagAATACCATTAAAAAAGGATTAAAATTTAGATTCATAGATCAAAacataatatctttttgaaatatATGATATCAATTTTTCAAGACAAGATGAACTTAAAATAATATAACTCTTGAAACCAACTTTTTGGAATGCAACTTTAAGTTTTATTTATGTTTTCTCCCTCCATCTAAGGTGGCAACTATCACTCATTTAAAACAATGGACCATTCTCCTCTTTCACCCATCATTCCCAACAATAAATTGGCAAAACAATTAATATCTTCCCTTCTAGTattgtcttgaaaaaaatctttcTTTAAACTTCTACAAATTGCTCATCTTAGCAACACAAAGTCTATTGGGACAATAGAAACACCAATGGTGTATAACAAGATTCATTTTAAGATTTATagtatataaaagaaaaataatgaaaaatgagGCACCTTCATGAACAAAATGTATGTGAAAGGAATTTGCCCGAACATGTTGCTTTCCACATCCCTTGTTTCTTTAGTAAGGACAACAATAATAATCTACAATGAAAATGTTAATTATTAAATAAAGTGACCACAAAACAAATTGTTAAAAGAGAACTTAATATGACATTTTAAATTAAACTTTGTAGATcatcataaaaagaaaaaaagaagttaTTTAACATGTTTAAGAAACGTTGATGGTTCACAGAGTGTGACCCTAAGTGTTGATGCAAAAATGCTTACACACTTGAATTCATAAGTTAGCTACAATCAATGTTTAAGAATTGCAACTCTTATACTATTAAACAAGATCAAATTAATAGCATGAATACATAGATATTCTACAactattattgataacaaaaaaaaaactcaatctCCTTACAactttaaataaataaccataTTCATATTCATACTACTAACTTCATGAAATATATGACATAAATATTCTACAATAAAACACAAATTTCCATATATTTACACACAACACAATCTACAAAATATCTAATTTTCCAATAATTTATCCTTGAATTTACAAATTTATCATTGAGCCTCACAAATATCACCTACTTTTCCCAAATGTTGCACTAATTCATGAAAAGCATCCACAACTCTATTTTCCTCACCCATTGCTAATATTCCCATCTCTACCAAATCATCTTCTAACCGATCGTATTTGTTTTCCCATAGAGAGAAAGCATTTTCCCTTCCCGCGAGGGAAGATGGAGTGAAAACACCTACACATacccattttccttctttcaaATACGTGGTAGAAGGACTGTTTTGCTCAACACTAAATAACTCTAGAGTGATATCATCTAATGGGGAATTTATAACAACGCATATCATTGCTGCCGCGTTGGTAGAACGCTCTTGCAAAAACACATACTCCCAATACCAAGAATACGAAGAATACCAATTCATCTTCTGCCGGTTGAACGAATCAACCAAAGTGAGACCAGGAAAGCTAAAAGACCTCACAATCGCCTCAACGCCAGGGGCTGCCATTGCACATATTGCAAATTCGGATGGCCATTTCTGCCACAAATTACACAATATAATCAACCACTAAACACACTTATATTACATAATAAGCTCAATTATCTGAAAACTATCATTACCTCTCTACTTAATGTTTGAAGGCAAGGTTCAAATGCTGATATGTGACATGCTGCTGTGATGTTTACTCTCCTCAAACTCTCCATATCCTTCAGACCTTGTATGACCGGCTCATTCCCCCAAGTATGTACCATCAACGTCTCTAACGAACTGCAATTTTCTAATCCTTGTATTTTCCTAAGCTCCCCACAATTCCGAATATGCATATATACTAGCCTCACCAGACCACAATTAAGGCTTATGCTTTGCAGATTTGAACATCCGACCACATTAACCGTCTTCACTGATGTTGGCAAGCTATCGATCTCCACTAAGTCATTATTTTCGGAAAGATATAGTAGATCCAGAGTTGGGCAACATTGAGGCGAGATTGATAGCCTAGACAAACCACAATGATATAATACTAGTTTTTCAAGGCTGCGCAAAAAAGAAGAAGAGCATCCCGGCTGGAAAATTAATTCTGTGGGTCCGGCGCAACGGTCAATATACAGAAAATAAAGGCTAGTAAGCAGCGCAAGTGTTTCTGAGGGGAAAATCAAACCACTACATTCTCTCAACTCTAGAATCCTAAGATTTGTCAAGTCGCCGAACTTGCTAGGCAGAGATTTCATCTTATCACATCCAATCAATTTCAGGCGCTCTAGTGATTGGAGACGACAAAACTCTTCTGGTAGGCCTTCAATGGGAGCTCCTTCGGAGTCAAAGGATATCTCTTTTAAATGCTGTAGAAATCCTATCGACCTTGGAAATCTCAGGAAATTTCCTGCATGAATGATGTTCAGCACTCTCAACTGCACAGGAGGCTGTAGCCACGTTCCTTTTTAATTAGGCAAGACCACTCAACAACTAACTATAACAGATTTTTTAAGGTATGTCTACATAAATAACAGCAAAGAGAATGAAGATTACTTACGTCTGCAGTCTCGCTCCACGGTTCTTCTAATTTAGAAGCCTCAAGAAGCTCTAAAACTCTCAACTTCTTCAACGAAATCCATGACGGAAGAGCTCTGTGCGGAAACTTGGCCCATCGCAGCCACGCAAGGGTTTCTGAAAGTGTTCCTAATTCTTCTGTAAAATAGTTTTTTTCAACATCGAGGATTTTAAAACCCCGCCTCCGCTTGATTCCTCTACCTGATTCTCTGAAAAGCTCCACAAAGTCTTCATAAAACTCATCTGTTTGGGCTTTAATTCCTCGAATCAGCACGCTTCCCtaaatgaaaaaatttaaaaatcagcGAGCTTATAAAACAATTATATGCAAACGTTTACTTATAGAAATATTGGATAGCATAAAAAACAAGATATCAAACTCACCTCCCCTTGATTCTCAATGTGGGCAATTTGCTGCGGTAACCAAAGGCGGTATGGTGACCGTGTCTTTGAAAtgtcctttcccaaatctctcagCAGATCATGCATTCTCAAGCAGTTTTGCTCATCTACCTCAATCAAACACCTATCTGTGAGTGTTCCCAAACTACCTGCCCCACTCCATCCGGACTCCTCCCATACTGTGATGGCCGAATATTCTGTTGTTCCTACAAAGAAGCAAGATATATCTAAAAATATCTCCTTTTCTTCCTCATCTAGTGCATCAAAGCTCACCATAAGTATGTTTTTAATGTCTTCGTGCAATGATCCGGAGAACTTCTCTAATTGACCATTCCAATATTCCCTGGACTTTCCATGCACAAGTGCTCCTAAAACCTTAATGGATAATGGCAATCCCTTGCAGACACTTAAAAACTTTTTAGCAAGATATTCAAATTCATCTATTGGAGAGGGTTGTTGGAAAGCATGCCAGCAAAATAGTTCCATAGCATGTTCAggatttaaatctttcatcttataAATGGAATTACAAGGGATTCCCCATGATATAAGCATACCAGGATTTTGACTTGTAATCACAATTACACTACCTTGTGTAAGACTGTTTTTTATTGGCAATAGAGAATCCAATTGATCTTGATGATCTACATTGTCCAAGATAATAAACACCTGAACAAATTTCAAATATTCTGCTAAGATTGCTTTTCCTTTTTCTACATTATCAAATGATATATCTTTTGAGCCACCAAGATCTTGAAACATTTGTTTCTGCTTCTCATATAAATTTTTAGTTGGTGCATCTCGTACATCACAAACAAAACTAGATCTATAAAAGGACCGTATCATCTTGTTGTAATATTCTTTTGCCAATGTAGTTTTTCCACACCCACCCATACCTGTGATCCCCACAATTTTTACATTTTCAGAAGATTCTAATATAGTTCTTTCAAAGTCTTGTAAGGTTTTATCAAGACCCACAAGATGTTTGGCCACCACAAATGAAGTTTTGGTCGAGTGCTTCAGAACATAATTTGCAATAATCTTCAGCATTTCTTTGTCACTATACAAAAGCACATTTTTAGAAAAAAACTCACCCAAATTAGTTTTCTCTAAAAATGGATCTTAAATTAGTATAACTTATTTAACATATTTCTAATTGATAAACAGATATCAATTGTTCGTATAAGCTGAAAGAATGTGGTTAAAGATAAAAACAATGACATGTTTTACATACAAACAATGTTTTATGCCCCTTTGAAAATAAAACTCAAAAAGATTTAAGGtaaagaaataaaaacattcaTATCTTGAGGTAAGGAGAGGCTTTACAAAACTGAAAtagttcaaaaaaaaatattttaaagttcTTGTAAATTATAGATCAGGTCTGAAATTCATGGGAATGGCCTAGGTCAATCATAAGCTGCCTGGATCTAACTCCTTATCTTCAAAcatgcaaattcaaattttgaatttctcacctATTTTTACTAGTTATTTTAAGCTAATGTAGCATGCATTTGAGTGACACATTCTTAGTCATGATTTTTAAAGACACTCATTTCATATTTAATTTCaataaatgagagaaatgaaaaaacATTAGAAAGAAATTTGATTTGGAAGATTGAAAATAAACCTTAATTTGCCTCACCATCTTAAGCCATCTATATATTTACATTTGATACCCTTGATTTTCCTTAATATCATTGAATAGG from Cryptomeria japonica chromosome 3, Sugi_1.0, whole genome shotgun sequence harbors:
- the LOC131037985 gene encoding disease resistance protein Roq1, coding for MARANAFAEILPPSTSPSSSTPTKKVRYDVFINHRGPDTKKTLAASIYRALKLMGLEAFLDESELELGDSIPSEIQEAMTTSFLHIAIFSPRYAESPWCLAELSFMLKTGKKIIPVFYNVDPSDIHWICKGKGSYAKAFSEHEAKARYPSQILEDWKVALEKVSYAKGHTVKNEDDKEMLKIIANYVLKHSTKTSFVVAKHLVGLDKTLQDFERTILESSENVKIVGITGMGGCGKTTLAKEYYNKMIRSFYRSSFVCDVRDAPTKNLYEKQKQMFQDLGGSKDISFDNVEKGKAILAEYLKFVQVFIILDNVDHQDQLDSLLPIKNSLTQGSVIVITSQNPGMLISWGIPCNSIYKMKDLNPEHAMELFCWHAFQQPSPIDEFEYLAKKFLSVCKGLPLSIKVLGALVHGKSREYWNGQLEKFSGSLHEDIKNILMVSFDALDEEEKEIFLDISCFFVGTTEYSAITVWEESGWSGAGSLGTLTDRCLIEVDEQNCLRMHDLLRDLGKDISKTRSPYRLWLPQQIAHIENQGEGSVLIRGIKAQTDEFYEDFVELFRESGRGIKRRRGFKILDVEKNYFTEELGTLSETLAWLRWAKFPHRALPSWISLKKLRVLELLEASKLEEPWSETADPPVQLRVLNIIHAGNFLRFPRSIGFLQHLKEISFDSEGAPIEGLPEEFCRLQSLERLKLIGCDKMKSLPSKFGDLTNLRILELRECSGLIFPSETLALLTSLYFLYIDRCAGPTELIFQPGCSSSFLRSLEKLVLYHCGLSRLSISPQCCPTLDLLYLSENNDLVEIDSLPTSVKTVNVVGCSNLQSISLNCGLVRLVYMHIRNCGELRKIQGLENCSSLETLMVHTWGNEPVIQGLKDMESLRRVNITAACHISAFEPCLQTLSREKWPSEFAICAMAAPGVEAIVRSFSFPGLTLVDSFNRQKMNWYSSYSWYWEYVFLQERSTNAAAMICVVINSPLDDITLELFSVEQNSPSTTYLKEGKWVCVGVFTPSSLAGRENAFSLWENKYDRLEDDLVEMGILAMGEENRVVDAFHELVQHLGKVGDICEAQ